Proteins from a genomic interval of Vanessa atalanta chromosome 28, ilVanAtal1.2, whole genome shotgun sequence:
- the LOC125074701 gene encoding serine protease snake-like, with protein sequence MFVLFTGLFVAVHGLKIGDECPTPNGMPGMCKGVRECESAINQIKQMIVPPLCDKVNLIVCCEEQNQQMIMAPKIDSTRNRKMFSPVYKETCESLSSNITLPMRKSLQKCLEYQDALVYPCQYSLTPNAGKVRAQNCNWKPESLIIGGTDSYRGEFPHMAHLGYGKNNVQYKCAGVLISDRFVLTAGHCTHSRLSGPVTKVRIGFLRQSEEITELNEYSVKKIYKHPSYNPNKAYDDIALVETDRSMHLSQFAVPACLHDGSPINDTEVFATGWGTTQFKRDTNPDTLQKVILEKFTNEECRAQSEIHAIRNMPSGYDPTKQICYGHRYMSRDSCQGDSGGPIQIKHPEIKCMYLINGIISSGKWCGIPGSPGFYTRVSNYIDWIESVVWP encoded by the exons ATGTTCGTTTTATTTACTGGACTATTCGTGGCTGTACACGGACTGAAAATAG gCGACGAATGTCCGACCCCTAATGGCATGCCCGGGATGTGCAAAGGGGTGCGGGAATGTGAGTCTGCTATCAACCAAATAAAGCAGATGATTGTGCCGCCc CTCTGTGACAAAGTCAACCTGATAGTTTGCTGCGAGGAGCAGAACCAGCAAATGATTATGGCTCcaaaaat AGACAGTACGAGGAATCGGAAAATGTTTTCACCAGTCTATAAGGAGACCTGCGAATCGCTGTCATCTAACATAACTCTGCCAATGAGAAAATCACTACAAA AGTGTCTGGAGTATCAAGACGCGTTGGTATACCCGTGTCAGTATAGTCTGACGCCGAATGCAGGGAAAGTTCGCGCGCAGAACTGCAACTGGAAGCCGGAGAGTTTGATCATTGGAGGAACGGATTCTTATCGAGGGGAATTCCCGCACATG GCTCATCTCGGATATGGAAAGAATAACGTCCAGTATAAATGTGCGGGAGTATTGATCAGTGATCGATTCGTTCTGACAGCTGGACATTGCACACACAGCAGACTCAG CGGTCCAGTGACAAAAGTAAGAATTGGTTTTCTGAGACAATCAGAAGAAATCACCGAGCTGAATGAATACAGTGTCAAGAAGATTTACAAACATCCAAGCTACAACCCAAATAAGGCTTATGATGACATTGCTCTCGTTGAGACGGACAGAAG tatGCATCTGAGCCAATTCGCTGTACCAGCTTGCCTCCATGATGGCAGTCCCATTAATGATACCGAAGTCTTCGCTACCGGATGGGGTACTACTCAGTTTAAGCGAGATACTAATCCTGATACACTACAGAAA GTGATTCTCGAAAAGTTCACTAACGAGGAATGCCGAGCGCAGAGCGAAATCCATGCGATCCGCAACATGCCAAGCGGATATGACCCTACGAAACAAATTTGTTATGGACATAGATACATGAGCAGAGATTCTTGTCAg ggCGATAGTGGGGGTCCAATCCAAATAAAACACCCGGAGATAAAATGCATGTATTTGATAAATGGTATCATAAGTAGTGGAAAATGGTGCGGTATTCCTGGATCACCAGGTTTCTATACCAGGGTATCGAACTATATAGATTGGATTGAGTCTGTCGTTTGGCCATAG